A window of Bacillus toyonensis BCT-7112 genomic DNA:
CTGAACTAATCTAGAAACATAAATATCGGTTGCGTTATCAATATCAATGTTTTTATTAAGAACGTCAAGAAAGCTATCTTCCCAGTTTCCTTGTACATAAGTATCAACGTTAACACTATCTAACATTTCAAATAAATCATTCGATCCAGGACCAGGCATAATTAAATCTCCTAAAAACCAATAATCAGTCACACCTTCTTTCAAAGAATCTTCGATAACTGCTTTTAAAGCAGTTGCATTTCCATGTACATCTGCCAGTACAGCAATTTTATGTTTCATGTATTTCATCCCCCTAAATTAACATTATATTCCGAATTAACTGCGTGTATTTTTCTATATTGTTTCTCCTTTCTTAACTCTGTGCATATCATACACTTTCACTTGATTCTCTATATACGATTTTTCTTTTTTAAATCCAGCTTTCTCATAACAACGAATGGCCCTCTTATTATCTTCCCTAACTTGTAATACAACAGCTTCTATATCAGGATCTAAAAATGATTTACTAATAAAATACTTTGTAATCTCTGTTCCAAGCCCTTTTGAATATAAATTCGAAACACCAATGAGGATAGAGTATTCCATCATGTACGCATCTTCATATTTCTTCTTTTTTAATCCGACTCTCCCTATTACTTCATCTTCTACTAC
This region includes:
- a CDS encoding GNAT family N-acetyltransferase; the encoded protein is MDWHERLLQIDDLSIILEWYNNEELQNIADVKSFKRYTIEELRQYWTEKLSRSYASYHVIVVEDEVIGRVGLKKKKYEDAYMMEYSILIGVSNLYSKGLGTEITKYFISKSFLDPDIEAVVLQVREDNKRAIRCYEKAGFKKEKSYIENQVKVYDMHRVKKGETI